In Lycium ferocissimum isolate CSIRO_LF1 chromosome 11, AGI_CSIRO_Lferr_CH_V1, whole genome shotgun sequence, a single genomic region encodes these proteins:
- the LOC132038476 gene encoding pentatricopeptide repeat-containing protein At1g09900-like translates to MLSRFISKSSHLRLFSLLSHKTQFLLNPKPSFPYFFSTGNSKDSTSDFQKPWSFDEGEPVFDVVGETEMLGFEEEKKILQLEQKALTQVLKGSCTDDELTIKKNKLSNPSVILEVIETIKGGGEDLRHKLILAASKLSLNSVIEIFDLLNEQRISGLKFFNWLRVSHPEFYRSAYVNSLIICNCGWLDDYKTMISLLEEFKAEKTCLTDKAFGFLTVVGSSKDSLINSTKKVVDMLNDVGGSCRGSGVYGLIEMFCCLDLFDMAAFVTEITERTASHYNILIRKRCRAGQIEEARAIIKEMSEFGCSPNTKSYNYLLGSLCKNDKMEYVNTVLEEMRNKGLNADAITFETLVYHSSSRGQVDFASKFLNLMVNMNVEPRSTTHVAFLKVLLEAGEREKANKYVIDMSAKYNHSVNTLYSLLVRLHRKKGDIMTAQNILNEMIDKGLKPDFGIFIEIVKQLQKTGRKTLARDLRTKYSGFYCSTKANNSLSNPFVPCQG, encoded by the exons ATGCTGTCTCGTTTTATCTCGAAATCCTCACATCTTCGATTATTCTCTCTACTTTCCCACAAAACCCAATTCCTCTTAAACCCTAAACCCTCCTTTCCATATTTCTTCTCCACTGGTAACAGCAAAGATTCAACTTCTGATTTCCAGAAACCTTGGAGTTTTGATGAAGGAGAACCAGTGTTCGATGTTGTTGGAGAAACTGAGATGTTGGGTTTTGAAGAGGAGAAAAAGATTCTTCAATTGGAACAGAAAGCTCTTACTCAGGTTCTTAAAG GTTCTTGTACCGATGATGAATTGACAATCAAAAAGAATAAACTTAGTAATCCCTCAGTAATTTTGGAAGTAATTGAGACTATCAAGGGCGGTGGGGAGGATTTGAGGCACAAGTTAATTTTGGCGGCTTCAAAACTATCACTCAACTCCGttattgagatttttgaccttttgaATGAACAAAGAATATCTGGATTGAAGTTCTTTAATTGGCTTCGGGTTTCGCATCCTGAATTTTATCGCAGTGCTTATGTCAATAGTCTGATTATATGTAATTGTGGATGGTTAGATGACTATAAAACAATGATCTCTTTGTTGGAGGAGTTTAAGGCTGAAAAAACTTGTTTAACTGACAAGGCTTTTGGGTTCTTAACTGTAGTTGGATCGAGTAAGGATTCATTGATAAATTCGACCAAAAAAGTGGTTGATATGCTGAATGATGTTGGAGGATCCTGTCGTGGTTCTGGTGTCTATGGATTAATCGAGATGTTCTGTTGCTTGGACTTGTTCGATATGGCAGCATTTGTAACAGAGATCACTGAAAGAACAGCTTCGCACTACAATATTTTGATCCGTAAAAGGTGTCGAGCAGGCCAAATCGAAGAAGCACGAGCTATTATCAAAGAGATGTCTGAATTTGGTTGTTCTCCTAACACCAAGTCATATAACTACCTGCTTGGCTCATTGTGTAAGAATGATAAGATGGAGTATGTGAATACTGTGCTCgaagaaatgagaaataaggGTCTTAATGCAGATGCAATTACTTTTGAAACTTTAGTATATCATTCATCTAGTCGTGGTCAAGTTGACTTTGCCTctaaatttttgaatttgatgGTAAATATGAATGTGGAACCTCGTTCTACTACTCATGTTGCATTTCTTAAAGTGTTGCTTGAAGCAGGAGAGCGTGAGAAAGCAAATAAGTATGTGATTGACATGAGTGCCAAGTATAACCACTCTGTCAATACACTATACAGCTTGCTTGTAAGACTTCATCGGAAGAAAGGAGACATTATGACTgctcaaaacattctcaatgaAATGATTGACAAGGGTCTCAAGCCGGACTTTGGAATTTTCATTGAAATTGTAAAGCAGCTCCAGAAGACTGGCAGGAAAACTTTAGCTCGAGATCTTAGGACGAAATACTCTGGTTTCTATTGTAGTACAAAAGCTAACAATTCTTTATCCAATCCTTTTGTCCCATGCCAAGGTTGA